The genomic stretch CCATCGCTCTTCCCAGACCTCCTTTGCGCGGTCGTGATTTCCTGAAAATGAACAATTGAGTAGGATCTCTTTTAGCTCCATACTATCTGCAATTAACATGGAGTATTCGTTAACAAATTCGGGACGAAATTTCCCCAAAACACACCTCAATAGCGACggagcttaaggtggctcaaagcagtttcagCACTTTAAAGAGAATGTACTATTAGAAGAATTGCCTCCGCAGCACTGTATCATATAACAGCAATGTcatgataccatatgaaacgCCCTTGTTACTTCAGTAACACGATGCGTTCATTATCATGACGCAAtacgtcaccatagcaacacgACAGtcatccaaaaacaccctatatttcgtttTTATATAGTTGCTTGTATCTCTCATCCCATTTTTAATCCCTGTAAAGTGAATGAATCTGCTCAAAGCAGTttaaacactttcaagagattgTACTATTAGAAGGATTGCCTCCACAACACTCTctcacataacagcaatgtcatgTTACCATATGAAACGCCCTTATTGCTTAACACAATGCGTTCATTATCACTACGTattaccaggagcccattagtaggagcctccatatgcagtagatctttgagtcaacctttgcgcgtatctttctatttttagaacgaacccttgagcaggagactcgtatttacataaatttaccaCAATTTGTACGATTTAAATACAGTgttactgctttatttgtcttcgttgGACAacgactttattctgattggccttttaaaacagtgtgtgcagagcaGGAGCAActaactcgtggcgttctaaaaattgAAAGtcacgcgcaaaggttgactcataagggcgtgtatgagagaggcaagctcctactcatgggctccggGTCCAGTGGATTCAGAGACACCTTAAAAAGCATGagcagttaaggtggctctacaTCTTCTCCAAAGAAGAAGAGCAGTTAAGATGGCTCTACATCATCTACATCTTTGGCTCTCCAAAGAAGAAGagcagttaaggtggctctacaTCTTCTCCAAAGAATGCAGATCGTTTTACCACGGCCAGCTAATCAGcaatgaaaaatgggggtcaccgagttcgttttagAGATACATGCAGCTAAAGGTAAAATATACGGTAGTTTTGGAGGGATTTCTTGCCTCTTTGGTAACAATTACGTAACAATAATGATCTTATCTTGTAGAGCAATAATTCACGTTTCATATGCTCCAATCATAACACCGCCGTTATaggaaacaatgttgtttttaaGTCAATACTTTTAGCAGTACAGTATCTTTAAAAGACTGAACCTGGTGTGAGCCACGTTAAATCCATGTCAAATTACTTCTTAACCATCATACCGTTTTAAGTCCGGCTGAACATAAAAGTCCCTCCACaatttacccccctccctcccggCGGCTTATATGACCCTTACGTTTATATCCTTGAAGACGGAAAGGTTTTGATGAAGAAAAGATGCTCTAAAAGATAGTATGGATCTTAAACAAACATCAAATAACAAAAGCCTGAGGTTGTGTATTTTGCATTGATTTAGCTGGCCGAAACCCGTTTTCACCTGACGATACTCcatgaaatgcaaatacatCACATAGCCTTTAGGTGTGCCGCATTGCTTCATTCGGCACATCCAAGAGTATTTATTCTGGGGCTGCCTTTATGACTAGACAGCCCTACAGCAGCAGTAATTGGGACTGCATGCAGCCACACTGAGTACAAGAACTATGGCGATAGACATGCAAAAGTGACCTTCAATTAGCTTGCGAGACTCAACCGGCGCGGAGAATAGCGCGTGACTTGAACTAATTGACGCGCAGCTCTGTCTTCGCTGTCGTGATCGTCGTTCGATCTGAATCGATGTAACTTATTACAGTTACTGTTAGATAAAAATTTCCCTCTTTGTCGAATGGTACGCTGCGAAACGATAAGTGCATCCTTTTAAGATCACGCAACAAATAAATCTCATTGCTTCCATATAAAGCAGTCGTTTTAAGTTAAGTCGCTGTAAATAGCTATAGGGAGAAATCAGTTACACCTTCAAATTCATAAAGCATTCCTTTATAGGAAACCTTGTAAAAAGTTGATGTCGTGTAATTAAACGCCCCTTCTACCATCGGCGGCGATCGTGAGTGTTCATGAGAGATCGTATTAAAAACGAGTAAACTGGAAAGTGCACCCTTACTCTCAAGGGAACTCAGGGGGCGGCGCTAAGGCGAGCTTCAATGACGCGGATATATGAAAAAATGCATATTTATGAGAAAAATAACTTATTAGCTCGGGGTAATCACACTAAATCAAAATTTCCAAGCAAATCGCTTTCCTTATTCCAAACCATTCTGACTTAGTATTTGAATTTACTAAGTTACCAAACTTTGCAGCTTACAAGTTGACAATAACATGAACAAGAAACGAAAATCTATGCGCATACGACATTTTTAAATTCCCATATAAACTTTCTCAAAAATCCTTCGAATACTAAATCAATTTTCCAATAGTTTCTCTAGGTTACTTTTGCTTTATGAAcgtctcgttttttttttgcagcttaCAAGTTGAAATTTGTGACCAGATACGCTCCTTAAATTGAGCTTGAGGAGAGGAGTTCGGCCAGCCACTGTGGAAAATACCagaatactctttgtttgtccccccaaattttgcacaagcattgtttttgtttcttcttaggaccattgtaagtcccaagagaaactggaaacaatgcttatgcaaaatttggcgAGACAAGCAaatagtattatggtattttccgaagtggcctataagTTTCAATCATCAGTCATTAAATTTCACGCGGTGCTATTATGCTAACAAGATTTTAACTCCTGCGTATCAATGATGTCCGGCCATTCTGCGCCATGAGCCTGTACACTGTTTCTcgatggtgattgaaaccaaagttgtgattggttgactTAAACtgcaactttgaatgtgattggcctattgaactgtccgataacaacttggcattTAAATTAGTGGAAAATCTGAGTGTTTTCAAAGgaatcatgggtaatcagggcaagatggagagaaattcaaaggtttgtaaggaagttcaaaacgatgaaaagtgttcataatatgcaattttgggttttttgttttccaaaacagaagatatgcgctcaaagatgcggcagaataaatttggagagaatggatGTTGTAgacattattttattaaaaagggtttctgccatacatttcctttaattccaaaggcacaaaattacagagaatgtatggagacaaaaaaagcaaatatttaggaattccaaacaacggataccaagtctagttcatctcagtaGTTGtaaacatgaacttatttgtttggtttatgaaggagAAAGTCTATAAAGTTGAGTCATgaacagtatattttgcttcgaatttccatacaaacctttgaatttcccgccatgttgtcctgattacccatgatgcaatcaagagcgtgaactcgtctattattttgaaaaacaaccctAATTAACGAAACCATAGAAACTATCAATACAAGAATTTACACTTCGCgagacatttttattctttaaacCTAAATAGCTAGGGTAAAACcagaatgatttttttcttaggGACGTTGTGACAGGATTTGAACGGTTCACTTGCCCACAGGATACCCATTTTGCAATAatagtttttcaatttcattaaATAAAGGCAAGAACGCATAAATAGGAATCAGAACAAATACGAAACCAACGATAGTTCAAGGTGCGAACTTAATTAACCTCGTGCTTTCGTGGTGTGAAGTAGTCGAGTCGAGTCCAATTTCATGTATAGGCCGGTGAAATGTTTCTTGTTGTACTAGGTCATCGTTGAAACATATGTACGATTTTGCTCGCGTTTGACAAGGCTGTCTAAAAACGGAATTTTACGCTTTTCTTCGAATTTCATGGTAAATTTTATGCCAGGTTGTCTCAGGTTGAGGTATTTGAGAAATCTTTGTTGTCAAACAGGGTGGAAGTGTCActgtcataaatggcgaccactttttcattcttttgtgtttatgttaattagacctactgccctcattttgaaacaaatattcttttgaaatttgctcgtcgttgCGTGGCTACAAAGGCTTAttagtatttaaaaaaaaggatattTTCTTGGACCGCCATTATAAAAGAGGTCTATACTCGTACCTAAACCAGACAGATGGGCAATCTTTCCTCTCTTGTACCCATTCTTGTTGAAAGAGGCACATGAAAATACATGCCCAGGACGGTGTCACTTAGAAAAAGAATGGGTACAAGGGAGGAAAGATTGTCCGTTATCTAGGTTAGGTAAGTTCAAATGCCTGCGTATTTTCGTTCCACTGGGGTCAACCTTGGGTTTCATACCAATGTGGTCTTATTTGATTTTTCGGAGaaatttcaattaattaatgaaaatggACTTGCTGTGGAGGATCAATTTCTACTGAGTTTTGTAAGAAGACTTGAGTACATCTAAAATGTTTAGTATATTCGATACCAATCGAAGAGAGCACTTGTTCCAAGACATCTCAGCTGTAGGATGCTGATTAGTGGATCGAATTGAACATAATCGTGTAACACAAGACTCATTAAGATCAACAAGTTTATTGTTTTGCACCCTTACTCTACATTTGCTCTCTGGTTTGCTAGCGATTGATATTTCATTTAGTTTCTGTTTAGTTCTAATGCAAATGAACTACTGTTgaagctttctttcttctttactTGGTGCAGACGGCGCATGTTAACTCTCGACCGCTAACATATGGAAGACAGGGAAGTGAACCACAAACGCCTTCCACGGGATACAGCAAGGCACCATTTTTGCCAGCATGGCTACCAGGAACATATTCTGGATCACCATCAACACAGATAAAATCACTTGAATGTCTGTCAATATGATATGCAGTCATCAGATATCCATGATACTCCTCGGTCCATCCAGATGGACAGTCATTCCTTGCGGGCATCATCAGCATTGAACCACGTGACGTCACGAAGCAGACAACACAGGGTGCGTCATGATCATGGAGACTTCTCTTAAAAGGGTCTCCGTTGTATTGACTGACTTCATACTCAGCGCCGTAAATGTATCCTGCCCACTGGTGACCATCTTTGTACTTGTCGTACTTTGGATTGTGAGGAAGACAAAGGTAGTTGACTCCACCACCGTAGTGGCCGTACCATTCACCCCCAATTATCCCTGAAATGCGAAAGGGATGTGCAAACCGCATTCAAACAACAGCTCTCATTCCCAAAAAAAATAACCGGTACATCTCGAAAGTAATTCTTCAGTCTTTTTTTTAGCGAGATCAGTATTTCCTTTTGAGTAATCTTTTATTATCCCTTTATAAAGTTTTCTGCTTTCGTGACGACTCCTGTGACCaccaggaaaggaaaaaattcaaaattgtttCGCAACTACCTAATAATGAAGAGAACCAAGTGTGAATCTTTGGTGAGAGCTATTACGAAATGTTAGGAAGGgttgaattaaattgttctagGAACTTTATACCTTTATAGACGATCTGAGCACCACTGGGACATGTGGTCCTTCCCCATCGAACATACTTCACACCCGACTTTGCAGTCCCcttttgtcctttttctcctttggcGCCTTGAGATCCTGGGGCTCCTTGTTGTCCTTTAGGACCAGGAGGGCCTGGTAAGGGCGTGTTTGCGCTGGGCTTTCCTGGTTCTCCTGTGAAGAAATAGGACAGAGCGGGTGCACTAGTATTTGCTGTGTGCTGATGGGAAAAGTTAGAGGGAAGCAGTTCAGAGTGATTCGTTTTCCATGGTCACATTGACCTGCTTTTTCTTATTCAGCTTATTCAAACGAGTTAAAAGAAAGACAGGGAAGGATGCCTTACTCGGGGTGATTCACGAAACTATATTTAGTTTTCCCTTTTAAGTGaatgtatttgtttgtttgttttctctttttgagtGGGGTAGTTCCTGTGAAATAATTTTAGCAATTTACTgtcattcattcattgtttAACAAGTTAGAGCTCCTCTCTTAGAAAACAGGACAAAAGCGAGGCGGCAAAACTGCATCTGGCAGGGTCTA from Montipora capricornis isolate CH-2021 chromosome 12, ASM3666992v2, whole genome shotgun sequence encodes the following:
- the LOC138027711 gene encoding uncharacterized protein encodes the protein MKYPRVKTPCGGLRFLVVLMMCFTIFVHISAIDDQRPNNHDVHATGQKTESMLFRERRGIKKNTTQNPQDFEKRLKSVEERLDALMRFPRLGSSGNSCNSLIAYLLGKHIQNSGKEKMGPPGPPGKPGLNGKNGSKGEPGKPSANTPLPGPPGPKGQQGAPGSQGAKGEKGQKGTAKSGVKYVRWGRTTCPSGAQIVYKGIIGGEWYGHYGGGVNYLCLPHNPKYDKYKDGHQWAGYIYGAEYEVSQYNGDPFKRSLHDHDAPCVVCFVTSRGSMLMMPARNDCPSGWTEEYHGYLMTAYHIDRHSSDFICVDGDPEYVPGSHAGKNGALLYPVEGVCGSLPCLPYVSGRELTCAVCTK